The Atribacter laminatus genome contains the following window.
AATTCGAGAAGCATCGGTATTTGGAGATAAATTAGTTCTTTATCGAAAAATTATGAGTCGTCTCGGAGAAAAAACTATTTATGTAGAGGATGAGGTTGTTAATGAAGGGTGGGCAGAAAGTCCTTTCATGCTTCTCTACCATGTTAATGTTGGATATCCATTGTTAGATGAGGGAAGCAAGCTTTATGTTCCTGCCGAAAAAACTGTTCCCCGAACCCCGGAAGCAGAAAAGGGACTTTCAGAATGGAATATTTTTAGTACTCCCCAAAAGAACTTCTTTGAGCAAGTTTATTTTCACACTCCAAAAGTTCTTCACGATGGGTATAGTGCGGCACTTCTTCACAATGAAAAAATGGCTTTAGGTTTTTATGTCAAGTTTAAAAAAGAAACCTTGCCCTACCTTAGCCAGTGGAAAATGATTGGGGAAGGCGAATATGTGCTCGGTATTGAACCGGGTAATTGTTTGCCAGAGGGACGTCCCATAGAAAGAGAAGCTGGTCGTTTAGTAACTTTAAAACCTGGAGAATCGCGAAAAATGGTTCTTGAAATAGGTATCGTTGAAGGTGATAAGGAAATCGAACAATTTAAAAAATACATGGGGACATTGTAAATTGTCCAGTATAAATCATTGAATATATGAAGTAGAAGTTTATTACTTTTTTAATATAGTTTTTGGTTTCTGGAAAAGGAATAGTTTCAATGAAGGAATCAGGATTAGCCTGATTTCCTTCATTTATCCATTCATTCAGTCTGCCCGGTCCCGCATTGTATGCGGCAATGGCCGGGCATATTTTTTGATTGAAATAATCTAATAAGTACCTAAAATAAGTTATCCCTAACTCAAGGTTAACCTCCGGATTCATAAGAAAAACATCTTTCCACTCAGCAAAATCGACAACCTGGTTCATTCCAGTTTCTATCATCCAGGCAGCCGTAGAAGGCATGATTTGCATCAATCCAACTGCTCCAACCGGTGATATGATATCATCTTCGAAAGCACTTTCAGCCTTAATAATTGCAAGAACAAGATAAGGATCAACAGAATACTGCTCGCTCAAACCCTTAATTATTGTATGATAGTAATCCGGATATAATTTTTTCCACACATTTTTAAAATTCTTAAACTCCGGATAGCGGTTCTGAAAATAAATTGCATTTATCTGGCTTTTTCGATATTCTTGGTTACGAGCATAAAACCGACTGAGTTCGAAAAAAATTTCTGGATGACTCGGCATCAATCTCTGTAGAGTCAAGAGCTCAGCTTCTGCATTGGTAAAAAGATAAAAGTCGCTAAGAATGAGATAGCGATGCCAATGAATCTTTTGATTTTGAGTAAATATCTCCATCTTGGTGATGAATTCATGAGGCGGAAAAAGCTCACGAGACGATGGAAGGTTCCAATTAATTTCACTCAGTTCCTGCCAAGCACGAACGAAGTAATAATCGAGACTTCTAGTTTGAATTATTTCTTCTAAATAGTGAATGTTTTCTTCCGATTGATCGATATTATATTTCCAAAAAAGGGCACGACTATTTTCATCAGGATAGGTTGAAAGCAAGTCTAAAGCCGATTGAGCTGAGTTTAAGTCTTTTTTTTGATAAAGATACCAGAATTTTTCCCATATTGGTTCACTATCATAGGGGAATTTCGCAACTCTTCGATCTAAAATATCGAGATAGTTCTTCTCATCGCCTAATACCCGATAACAAAAAGAAAGATTACGGAGAGTATTTAAAGCATATTCACTATTGGGAAATTGGTTTAAAAGGTTTTCATAGGCAATACTGGCTAAACTATATTCACCCCGCCTCTGATGGTAAACACCAGTATAAAACCAACCATCAGGATAATCCATTAACATATTGTTCTGCATTAAGACATTTTGTATATCTGTCAAATTTTCCTGACGTAAATGTATTCTTAACCACAATACCCAATATTCAAGGATTTCAG
Protein-coding sequences here:
- a CDS encoding aldose 1-epimerase family protein, whose translation is MAFIYNREMTREEILKRVGDISQIGGVILSELQDGPERGNRTAQVITGGGLHYTVLLDRGMDLAWTWYKGIAVSWRSATQAVAPYYFESTDLGWLRGFHGGLMNTCGLTYFGSPVHDPETGQNLGLHGRASYTPAKNVYADGAWQGDDYQIWVQGKIREASVFGDKLVLYRKIMSRLGEKTIYVEDEVVNEGWAESPFMLLYHVNVGYPLLDEGSKLYVPAEKTVPRTPEAEKGLSEWNIFSTPQKNFFEQVYFHTPKVLHDGYSAALLHNEKMALGFYVKFKKETLPYLSQWKMIGEGEYVLGIEPGNCLPEGRPIEREAGRLVTLKPGESRKMVLEIGIVEGDKEIEQFKKYMGTL
- a CDS encoding lytic transglycosylase domain-containing protein, whose product is MRNKIQDFIVFIVFISFLLGAAGNVWGKDDFLSELINDYRQKDYQKVINQINNHPDQAKHYANQTAILKLQSFIATNQLEQAQEFLLKEEKNRQIILSDHLWSLYLDELIIQKRIDLVEIVYHHLQSLSTLSILLHQSAWQIAELFRDEKNYNQSINYFIESLTNAYDESERLNSLMGISRVLVERGNHLEALLHTKKIYFSYQTMTSHQARDLIYPILNVLNPEDYSMNTKLDIAAFFFQLGWTSDSIKFLDQIDTNSLLDTEILEYWVLWLRIHLRQENLTDIQNVLMQNNMLMDYPDGWFYTGVYHQRRGEYSLASIAYENLLNQFPNSEYALNTLRNLSFCYRVLGDEKNYLDILDRRVAKFPYDSEPIWEKFWYLYQKKDLNSAQSALDLLSTYPDENSRALFWKYNIDQSEENIHYLEEIIQTRSLDYYFVRAWQELSEINWNLPSSRELFPPHEFITKMEIFTQNQKIHWHRYLILSDFYLFTNAEAELLTLQRLMPSHPEIFFELSRFYARNQEYRKSQINAIYFQNRYPEFKNFKNVWKKLYPDYYHTIIKGLSEQYSVDPYLVLAIIKAESAFEDDIISPVGAVGLMQIMPSTAAWMIETGMNQVVDFAEWKDVFLMNPEVNLELGITYFRYLLDYFNQKICPAIAAYNAGPGRLNEWINEGNQANPDSFIETIPFPETKNYIKKVINFYFIYSMIYTGQFTMSPCIF